In one Bradyrhizobium sp. 4 genomic region, the following are encoded:
- the wrbA gene encoding NAD(P)H:quinone oxidoreductase, translated as MTKVLVLYYSAYGHIEAMANAVAEGAREAGATVDIKRVPELVPAEVAKASYYKLDQTAPVATIEDLANYDAIIVGTGTRFGRMASQMANFLDQAGGLWAKGALHGKVGGAFTATATQHGGQETTLFSIITNLLHFGMVVVGLNYGFAGQMKLDEVTGGAPYGATTITGGDGSRQPSANELGGARYQGRQIAETARKLHG; from the coding sequence ATGACCAAAGTTCTCGTCCTTTATTATTCCGCCTATGGCCACATCGAAGCGATGGCCAATGCCGTTGCGGAAGGCGCGCGCGAAGCCGGTGCCACCGTCGACATCAAGCGCGTGCCCGAGCTGGTGCCGGCCGAGGTCGCCAAGGCGTCCTATTACAAGCTCGACCAGACCGCCCCCGTCGCGACGATCGAGGACCTCGCAAACTACGACGCAATCATCGTCGGCACCGGCACCCGCTTCGGCCGCATGGCCTCGCAGATGGCGAACTTCCTCGACCAGGCCGGCGGTCTCTGGGCCAAGGGCGCGCTGCACGGCAAGGTCGGCGGCGCCTTCACGGCGACCGCGACCCAGCATGGCGGCCAGGAGACGACGCTGTTCTCGATCATCACCAACCTCTTGCATTTCGGCATGGTCGTGGTCGGCCTGAACTACGGCTTCGCCGGCCAGATGAAGCTCGACGAGGTCACCGGCGGCGCACCTTACGGCGCCACCACGATCACCGGCGGCGACGGCAGCCGCCAGCCCAGCGCCAACGAGCTCGGCGGTGCGCGCTATCAGGGCCGCCAGATCGCGGAGACAGCCAGGAAGCTGCACGGCTGA
- a CDS encoding GNAT family N-acetyltransferase: MTILSVEQPDGLVSSTSGIAVDFVRDWPRAASRLNAGHRTAFQHGYWLGAWYEAFHGLSPLIALISDATTGRDIAMVPMISHLRRGIRIVEFADLGVSDNNAPILALDAALDAAATEVIGKALIDALRALPDRFDLLRLKKMPAQIGGNPNPLVSLGRVGSCSLNGNVVLTGDDYEDYQASIKRMQMPRCWRVFNRHAGARFEIATDVARARELLDVMDAQQQARMRKLGSRFVLNDETHAQFYREVARQGVADGYAVISALVCDEAVVATTFGVRFGAAYFLLRISHAGDSWSNCSPGLLVTERTMAALHADGVRRFDLSIGNQDYKRRFGAEPVPLTDVSAALSWRGVPFAWRDHAAQALRRHPRLAALAAKAIGKGTR; this comes from the coding sequence ATGACGATCCTCAGCGTCGAGCAACCAGATGGTCTTGTGTCCAGCACGTCGGGAATCGCGGTCGATTTTGTGCGTGATTGGCCGCGGGCCGCATCGCGCCTGAACGCAGGCCATCGCACTGCATTCCAGCATGGCTACTGGCTCGGCGCCTGGTACGAGGCGTTCCACGGTCTCTCGCCGCTGATTGCATTGATCTCCGATGCCACGACCGGCAGGGACATCGCAATGGTGCCGATGATCAGCCACCTCAGGCGCGGCATCCGCATCGTCGAATTCGCCGATCTCGGCGTCTCCGACAACAACGCGCCAATCCTGGCGCTCGATGCCGCGTTGGACGCGGCGGCGACGGAGGTGATCGGCAAGGCGCTGATCGACGCATTGCGCGCATTGCCGGACCGCTTCGATTTGCTGCGCCTGAAGAAGATGCCGGCCCAGATCGGCGGCAACCCGAACCCGCTGGTGTCGCTCGGCCGGGTCGGGTCCTGCTCGCTCAACGGCAACGTCGTGCTGACCGGCGACGACTATGAAGATTACCAGGCCTCGATCAAGCGCATGCAGATGCCGCGCTGCTGGCGCGTCTTCAACCGTCACGCCGGCGCGCGATTCGAGATCGCTACCGATGTCGCGCGTGCGCGCGAGCTGCTGGACGTGATGGATGCCCAGCAGCAGGCGCGCATGCGAAAGCTTGGATCGCGCTTCGTCCTCAATGACGAAACCCATGCGCAGTTCTATCGCGAGGTCGCGCGTCAGGGCGTCGCGGACGGTTATGCCGTCATCTCGGCCCTGGTCTGCGACGAGGCCGTCGTCGCCACCACGTTCGGCGTCAGGTTCGGTGCGGCCTATTTCCTGCTGCGCATCAGCCATGCCGGCGATTCCTGGTCGAACTGCTCGCCGGGGCTGCTCGTGACCGAGCGCACCATGGCGGCGCTGCATGCAGATGGCGTGCGGCGTTTCGACCTCAGCATCGGCAACCAGGATTACAAGCGCCGCTTCGGCGCCGAGCCGGTGCCGCTGACTGATGTCAGCGCCGCGCTTTCCTGGCGCGGCGTGCCCTTCGCGTGGCGTGACCACGCCGCCCAGGCCCTGCGCCGTCATCCCAGGCTCGCTGCCCTTGCGGCGAAGGCGATTGGCAAGGGGACGCGCTGA
- a CDS encoding O-antigen ligase, whose translation MDRSATDMTDVEARSFGDVLRVGLAGVNAARAARCLVAVAALLLVLVTLDPFPDLRNEDVTTVVGGRMALTYVSWGLLAVVAVLFVAATDAPALKTLVTPLHLCLVGWLVINIVFSENRGVSMQRFVLAASVMSLAVLLPLLPPTQRSFDLCLGGAALALLTLCYLGVFLAPQYSMHTALDVTEPQLAGDWRGSFGHKNIASPVMTILIYVGIYLSAIGSFVMGPAIAALAGLFLIFTGGKTSSVLCLAIYALASLVCVTPSLWLKRIICFVPLIMMNLLTVGSVLSPALGAMTRLLPLDPTFTGRSAIWEFALAAVAEKPIIGHGYAAFWDDVTARQTAQGAEWATSAAHSHNSYLDLAVTIGLPGLLLVILVFVLAPLGNFQTTRTHNRSGALAKLFLTVWLFGLYYGATETFLLERQNPIWFMFAVAVAGLHFLARFQCVAETEPDDLSQPVPPQLHRLNDKP comes from the coding sequence TCGCAGCGCCACTGACATGACCGACGTCGAGGCCCGATCGTTCGGCGACGTCCTGCGCGTTGGGCTTGCGGGGGTCAACGCCGCGCGGGCGGCGCGCTGCCTTGTCGCAGTCGCAGCCCTGCTCCTCGTGCTGGTGACGCTCGATCCGTTTCCTGACCTGCGCAATGAGGATGTCACCACCGTGGTCGGCGGGCGAATGGCGCTCACCTATGTCTCTTGGGGTTTATTGGCCGTGGTCGCGGTATTGTTCGTCGCCGCAACGGATGCGCCCGCGCTGAAGACCTTGGTGACGCCACTGCATCTCTGCCTGGTCGGCTGGCTGGTGATCAACATCGTCTTCTCCGAGAATCGCGGAGTCTCGATGCAGCGCTTCGTGCTCGCGGCCAGCGTGATGTCGCTCGCGGTGTTGTTGCCGCTGTTGCCGCCGACGCAGCGTAGCTTCGATCTGTGTCTTGGCGGCGCCGCGCTCGCACTGCTTACGCTCTGCTATCTCGGCGTCTTCCTCGCGCCGCAATACTCGATGCACACCGCACTGGACGTCACCGAGCCGCAGTTGGCCGGCGACTGGCGCGGCAGCTTCGGCCACAAGAACATCGCTTCACCCGTGATGACCATCCTGATCTATGTCGGCATTTACTTGTCTGCCATTGGTTCGTTCGTGATGGGGCCGGCCATCGCGGCGCTGGCCGGACTCTTCCTGATCTTCACCGGCGGCAAGACGTCGTCGGTGCTGTGTCTTGCGATCTACGCGCTCGCCTCGCTGGTCTGCGTCACACCGAGCCTGTGGCTGAAGCGGATCATTTGCTTCGTGCCGCTGATCATGATGAACCTGTTGACGGTCGGCAGCGTCCTGAGCCCGGCGCTCGGGGCGATGACGCGGCTGCTTCCGCTCGATCCCACCTTCACCGGCCGTTCCGCCATCTGGGAGTTCGCGCTCGCAGCCGTCGCCGAGAAGCCGATCATCGGTCACGGCTACGCGGCGTTCTGGGACGACGTGACCGCGCGGCAGACCGCCCAGGGCGCCGAATGGGCGACGAGCGCGGCGCACAGCCACAACAGCTATCTCGACCTCGCGGTCACCATCGGCTTGCCGGGGCTGTTGCTGGTGATCCTCGTCTTCGTGCTCGCGCCGCTAGGCAATTTCCAGACGACCCGAACTCACAACCGCAGCGGTGCGTTGGCAAAGCTGTTCCTGACCGTGTGGCTGTTCGGCCTGTACTACGGGGCCACCGAAACCTTCCTGCTCGAACGGCAGAATCCGATCTGGTTCATGTTCGCAGTTGCCGTGGCCGGCCTGCACTTCCTGGCCAGGTTCCAATGCGTCGCGGAAACGGAACCGGACGACTTGTCGCAGCCGGTGCCGCCGCAGTTGCATCGGCTTAACGATAAGCCGTGA